The Sphingomonas japonica sequence GAAAGGCGATCCAATCTTGCGTGTTATGCCGAAAAGCTTGCAGAAACAGCGCGATAGAGTGTTGCATTTGCGCAACGAAACCGGGTGATGAATTGGGAATGCGAGAGCATTCCGCTGGCGACGTCGGCGATGACCTCTTCCACGTCGCCGAGAAACGCGCCGAGTTCGTCGTCGCTCAGCATGTCGACCATCGGATCGTGCCGCATCGGCAGGCCCTGGCCGATCAGCACCTGAACCCAGCTTTCCTCGCGGAACAACTCGGCCTTGTTGTGGAGGAAGAACCGCGCCGAGGACCGGAACAGGTCGAGCCGTTCGTCCAGGCTGTCGGGTACCGGCATGTGCCTGACGTGCCGCCAGAACGGCGTGTCCTCGCGATCGGTCACCTTGTAGTGCGCGATGATGAAATCGCGGATGTCGCGCATTTCGAAATCGGTCTGGCGGTTATATTCCGCGACGTCGGCCGTCCGGATACCGTCGCCCGGAAACAGCGCGACAAGCCGAAGGATCGCCGTCTGGATGAGGTGGATGCTGGTCGATTCGAGCGGTTCGAGAAAACCGCTCGCCAGTCCGATCGCGACGACATTCTTTTCCCACGCGCGATGCCGCTTGCCGGGGCGGAAGCGCACCGGGCGCGGGTCGGCGAGCGGTCGGCCGTCGAGGTTGGCGAGGAGCGTATCGGCGGCGGCCTCGTCCGACATCAGCGCACTGGCATAGACATGCCCGTTGCCGATGCGGTGCTGAAGCGGAATGCGCCATTGCCAGCCGGCGTCGCGCGCGGTGGCGCGGGTATAGGGCGTCAGTTCGGGCGCACTTTCGCACGGCACCGCCAGCGCGCGATCGCATAGCAGCCATTCGCTCCAGTCCTCATATCCGACGCCGAGCGCTTCGCCGATCAGCAGCGCTCGCATTCCGGAGCAATCGACGAATACATCGCCCGCAACCTCGCGGCCATCGGCCAGCACGACGCGATCGACATGGCCGTCCTCGCCGCGCAGGCGGACGTCGGTGATGCGGCCCTCGATCCGCTCGACGCCGCGCGCCTCGGCCTGGGTGCGCAGGAACGGCGCGAACAGGCTGGCGTCGAAATGATAGGCATAGTCGATATCGGCGAGCGGCGATCCGGGCTGGCGCGGATCGGGCAGCGCAAAGCGATTGGTGCGCGCCATTACGCAATTGAGGGCGTAGTGGTCGAAATGCCGGGTAATGCCGCGCGTCCGTGCCTTGAGCCACAATTGATGGGTGTGCAGCCACCACAGGTCCTGGCCGATCTTGCCGAAGCCGTGGATGTAGCTGCTGCCCTTGGCCTGCCAGTCGACGAACTCGATGCCCAGCTTGTAGGTCGCCTGCGTCGCCTTCATCAGCGCGGCTTCGTCGATGCCGGCCAGCTGGCAATAGGTGCGGATCGCCGGGATCGTGGCCTCGCCGACGCCGACGATGCCGATTTCGTCGGATTCGATCAGGGTGATGGCATAGCCGCGCACCAGCAGCTTCGACAGCAGCGCCGCGGTCATCCAGCCCGCGGTGCCGCCGCCGACGATGGTGATCTTGCGGGGATTGGGGCCGGGGTTGAGGCGCAGGTCCATCGCTTCGATCCTCTCTTGGCCTGCTTATGCCGCGGCCGCGCGTGCGTGCAAGCGGTTCCAAGCGCGCCACCGCCACGCTAGAAGCACGGCCATGACCATCGGCAGCATCGTCGTCCTGACCGGCGCCGGCATCTCGGCCGAGAGCGGCATCGCCACCTTTCGCGGCCCTGGCGGGCTATGGGAAGGACACCGCGTCGAGGATGTCTGCACACCGCAGGCGCTGGCGCGCGACCCGGCGCTGGTCCACCGCTTCTATGACCTGCGCCGCGTCGCGCTGGCGGGGGTCGAGCCCAACGCCGCGCACCGCGCGCTCGCCCGGCTCGACGCCGCATGGCCGGGCGAGTTGCTGATCGTCACGCAGAATGTCGATGACCTGCACGAACGTGCCGGGGCCCGGCGGCTGATGCACATGCATGGCGAGCTCAAATCGGCGCTGTGCGCGGCATGCGGGGCGCGAGAACCGCGTGGCGGCGATCTGCCGCCTGGCAGCGTCTGCGCACGCTGCGGCGCGGCGGCGCTGCGCCCCGACATCGTGTTCTTCGGCGAGATGCCCTATGCGATGGACGCGATCGACGCGGCGCTGGCGGGGTGCGACCTGGTCGTGTCGATCGGCACGTCGGGCGCGGTCTATCCGGCCGCGGGCTTCGTCGAGGTGGCGCGCCAGCACGGCGCGGCGACGCTCGAGCTCAACCTGGAACGATCGCAGGGCAGCGCGCGGTTCGACGCCAGCCGGATGGGCAAGGCGGCGACCCTGGTGCCGGAATGGGTCGACGAAATGCTGGGCGCGTCCACCTGAGCAGTCGTCGTCGTCGCGGAGGAGCGGCGGCGAATTGCATCGCTTGCGCATATTCCAACTCTTCACTAGACACTGAACCATATGGTTCAGTGTTCAAGTCCTCGACTCGATCGTTCGTTCGCCGCGCTGTCGGATGCGACGCGGCGCGGGATCATCGTTCAGCTGGGTCAGGCCGACGCGTCGATCACCAGCCTGGCCGACCGGTTCGAGATGACGCTGACCGGCATGAAGAAGCATGTCGACGTGCTCGAGCGCGCGGGGCTGGTCGTCACGCACAAGGCGGGGCGGGTGCGGACCTGCCGGCTCGGGCCCCGCGGTCTGAGGGCGGAGGCGGAGTGGATCGAACTGCACCGCACGCTGTTCGAGGACCGCTACGCCGCGCTCGACGCCGTCATCAGCGAAATCAACCAGGAGGGAAGCGATGGATCAGCAGGATAAGGATACAGGCAGCGCGCGCAATCGCACGGTGGTAGAGCGCAAGGGGGATCGCGAACTCGTCGTGACGCGGACCTTCGATGCTCCGCCGGGCGTGGTGTATCGGGCATGGAGCCAGCCCGAGCTGTTCCGGCGCTGGTGGATGCCGCGATCGGTCTCGGGCGTCGCGCTCGTCGCATGCGACATGGATGTCCGCACCGGCGGCAAATACCGGCTGGAGTTCAGCGCGGGCGATGCCGGGACGATGGCGTTCTACGGCAAGTATCTGGAGGTGGTACCCAACGAGCGCATCGTGTGGACCAACGACGAAGGCGAAGCAGGCGCGATCACGACCGTGACCTTCGAGGAGCAGGATGGAAAGACGCTGCTGCGCTTCCACGAAGCCTATCCGTCAGAGGCGGCGCTGGAGGAAGCGTTGCAGGGATCGGCGGCCGGGTTGCCGGAGCAGTTGGATCAGCTTGAGGAGTTGTTGGCGGGCGGGGGTGGGTAGCGGGGGTTAAGGTGATCAGCTCGGTGACGGAATGTTGGTCGGCGGTTTCCAAACATCGCGGCACGCCGGTGGCGGTTGTTGGGCCGCTGGCGGCTAGTCCGCTTTTGTACAGAGCGGGTGCGATAACGGACAGTTGGACGCCAAGCGGCTCCAACTCGCAGGGTGCTGGTGGAACGCTTTAAACCATGCGGCCACCACTTCCGGCGCGGCCGATACGCGGTGGCGGACGGCGAGGTTATCGCGTCCTCTAAACCAAGCAGTGGCCGCAGATCATGTCGCATTTCTCGCAAGAACTCAGATGGATGGCAACACCAAGGCCGCTTGGTTGATCAAGGCATCCAGCAATTTCAGCAGCTTGGAAGCGTCGTAGAGGCCTTCGCAGAGCGTCTCAGGGGGCTGATCGTAAAAATGTCTGTGATAGGATTCCTTGAATTCCAAGGCTCCATGCCAGGCGTCGATGTCCTTCTTGTAGTTGCTCCAGAGTACCTGCGCGGGCGGACAGTTGGGCAAGTTCAGATCGAGATAGCACTCGATCGCCGCGGCCCGCCCGTTAATGTCGGAAACGCTTACGCCCTCGGGACCGCGCGCCCTAAACCGCCGGAACTCATCAAGGTTGGGCAGCAACATTGATCTCATGTTGGGCGGTAGGTTCAGAGCTTCGAGCTTCCGATAGGCGTCCACGCCTTCCGCGTCGTTGTCGAGAACGAAGAGCACCTTGTTGTGAATGTCGATGCGAAGAAGCCCTTCCGCAAATTTGACGAGGTTGCCCGTTCCCCAAAAATGGTGCCGCTCGTCTACATCCACGAAATTGAAGAAGTCGGTGACATCGGCGCGCAAGATGTCGAGGGCGCGCTTGATGATGCGGGCATCCGACGCGCCCTCGGTAGCGATCAGAACCTTTTGCTTCCGCCTCGCGCCGGGGTGGAAAAGGGCGCGAGGTTCCCAACCTGAATGGACGAGGGGGCCGAATTCCCACACAACATCGACATTAAGATTGGCGGAATTGAGGGCGAAAACCTGAAGCATCGACTCTGCACTGAGAATAGCTACTTTCGCGCCCAAATAGCTCGTCTCTGACCAAAAGCTGTTGGAGTTATCCGTCCAAGGGAGGCGTTGGAAATCCTCGTCGGACACTAGCTTACCCTTGGCCTTTTCTCTGTCTTCAAATTCGGTTCCGCCGCCCAGGGTCCCCAGCGGATAGCGACACGCCAGAGAACAAAATTCTTCGAACGTCAGAAGGTTAGGTTCCCCCGGAGGCGTGCTATACGAGCCGATTTCCAGCGCGTCGGCTATTATCGCTTCGTACTCAGCACGCGCACTCTCAATCGTAGATCCCAGGAGAAGTAAGCGCGGCAATACACGCGCCAGAGGCCTTGCGAACACGGCTTCGTGCTCGGCGAGATCGGCGTTCTTGTCAGGATGCTCGTCGTAGTACTCGTAGTTAATTCCATCCAGCTTGCGCCGCGCTTCGTCGCCGTCCTGAAACAGGAAGCCGAAGTCTAGTCCCATGTTATTCTTGGAATAGGATAACGAGATACCGGCGATAGTAAGTTCGATCGAGGTTCCCATCAATCGACGGCCTGCTTAGGAGGAACGCTCCATTTCATTTCGCCCGTATGTGGATCGCGCCATAACTTGAATCCCGACGGATAGTCATTCCCAACGACCTCGAAGACATGGATTATCTCCTCCGTGTTCAGGAAATTGAGTCGAGATTCTTTGTCGCGCTCGCTCGTGAAGAACGCTCCGTGCCCGTCGCCGTCACCCGATAGGGTAAAGATGAAGCTATGGACCATGCGATGCGCCACATAGAGGAGGTCACGTGTCTCTTTAACTGGCTGCTCAAGGTCGTAAAGCTCCCAAAATTCATTGCGATTGTACCAATCGACAATAGGTTGACCGAGCCGCTTAGGGTACCATTTCAAGGCAATTTTCATGTCGCGCGTTTCCGCGCTCACCTTTGCTGTCGCCTCTAACAATTTTCGGATCGAGTAGAAGCCGATGAATATCTCGCGCTCAATCTGGGCAAATTGCGCGTCGGTTGTATTCTCAGCATCCATATATTTTCGGATGACTTTCGCGCCGGTCAGAAGCGGTTTTTTCCAGCAGTAGCTCTCGGTTATCATGGCTCGCCATTAGCATGAGCGTCTCTACAAGTCAGTGATCCCGAATTCGGTGGCAATCCGCAGCGCGGCGGTTGAAGCCTGCGCGCCGAGTTCCCTGCTCTGCCCAGGATCTCGTCCCTTCTGGCCACCATCCCTATCGCCAGGCTAAGGGGAACTGCCCCCTTAGCGCACCACTAGCCCGAGCCTTCGGGCCAATCCCAGTATCATCGAAGGGATGATCACTATTGGTGAGCGCGACGATTCATCAGACTGGCGCAATATCCTTCATCTAATCGAAGCACGAGCTAGCGGCGGCTTTTGGGTAGCGTAGTCACGTTGCTCGATGACCGATTATGAGGCGCAAAGCTGCCGTCAGCCAAGCGGACCGCTGGGTGCGGATCAGCTCTCGCCAATCCGCCACACAACTCACTCCGCCGCTACCCCAGCCGCCGAGAACATATCCCGTCCCTCGCCCGCATCCTCGTTCGCCGCCGGCGTCCCCTTCTTCGCGCTCTGCCGCTTGTCGAAGCTGCCCCACACGTCGTTCCAGTTGCCTTTCGTGGCGCCCTTCGAATATTCGGTCGCGCGGGTTTCGAAGAAGTTGGCGTGCTCTACCCCGTTGAGCATCGGCGCGAGCCAGGGGAGCGGGTGTTCGTCGATCATGTAGATCGGCTTCAGCCCCAGCTGGTTCATCCGCCAGTCGGCGATGTAGCGGATATACTTCTTGATCTCCTTGGCGGTCATGCCGTTCACCGGGCCCATTTCGAAGGCGAGGTCGATGAACGCGTCCTCCAGCCGGATCGTCGTCTGGCACACGTCGGCGATGTCGTCCTTGACCGCCTTGGTCAGACAGCCGCGTTCTTGGGTGAAGGCGTGGAACAGCTTGATGATGCCTTCGCAGTGCAGGCTCTCGTCGCGGATCGACCAGGTGACGATCTGGCCCATGCCCTTCATCTTGTTGAAGCGCGGGAAGTTCATCAGCATCGCGAAGGATGCGAACAACTGCACGCCTTCGGTGAAGCCGCCGAACATCGCCAGCGTGCGGGCAATATCCTCGTCATTGTCGACGCCGAACTGCTGCATGAAATCATGCTTGTCCTTCATCTCGCCATATTCGAGGAAGGCGCCATATTCGCTTTCGGGCATGCCGATCGTGTCGAGCAGGTGGCTGTAGGCGGCGATGTGGACCGTTTCCATGTTGCTGAACGCGGTCAGCATCATCTTGATCTCGGTCGGCTTGAACACGCTGCCGTACTTGTCGTGATAGCAGTCCTGCACCTCGACATCGGCCTGGGTGAAGAAGCGGAAGATCTGGGTGAGCAGGTTGCGTTCGTGGTCGGACAGCTTCTGCGCCCAGTCGCGGCAATCCTCGCCCAGCGGCACTTCCTCGGGCAGCCAATGGAGCTGTTGCTGGCGCTTCCAGAAATCGAACGCCCAGGGGTATTCGAACGGCTTGTACTGCTTGCGGGCTTGGGTGAGCGACATGGGATTACTCCGGGTTAGACTGGATCGGGGAAAAGGCGGAGCGCAAGACGGTCAGGGCGGCGACGCCCATGACCATTGCGCGGTGGCGAAGATGGCGAGGATGAGGCCCAGCGCGCTCGCCATCGTGCCGACCATGCCGTGCGCATAGCGTGCCTGCGGAGTGGCGCGGCCGCGCAGGCGCAGCAACAGCCACGCTCCCGTCGCGGCGGCGAGTGCGGCGACGGCGTACATGATGGCGACCGCGAGCGTCATGCGACCAACCCGCGCGGCATGCGTTGAGCGAGCGGAACCATCCAAGGAGAACGCACATGGCCGATCTGAGCAACATCCGCGAGCATATGGAGGTCATCGGCGCCGACGGCGTCCATGTCGGCACCGTCGACCGCATCGAGGGAGACCGCATCAAGCTGACCAAGAAGGACAGCGGCGCGGATATCGAAGGTGCCGCGGGCAAGCATAGCGGGCATCACCACTTCATCGCCGGCGGCTTGGTCGCCGAGGTCGAGGGCGACACAGTGCGACTGTCCGCCAACGCCGACGTCGCGGTGGCGATGGAAGAGGAAGAAGGCGGCGAGGCGGCCTGAACCGCGCGGCCCGCGCCCGGACGCGAATCCGGGCGCGGCGCTGTTCACTGACACGCCAGGCATTCGTCGTAATCGGTCGATTCGCCCATATCGAACTTGGCGAGCTCGGAAGTGTTGTCGGCCTCCACCCCACCCGCGAAGCCTGCGCGCTGCACCGATTTCGAACGCAGATAATAGAGCGACTTGATGCCGAGTTCCCAAGCGCGGAAATGGAGCATCAGCAGGTCCCACTTCTCGACATCGGCGGGAATGAACAGATTGAGCGACTGTGCCTGGTCGATATACGGCGTGCGGTCGCCGGCGAGTTCGAGCAGCCAGCGCTGGTCGATCTCGAAGCTGGTCTTGTAGCAGTCCTTTTCTTCCTGCGTCAGGAAATCGAGATGCTGGACGCTGCCGGTCTTTTCGAGGATCGAGTTCCACACCGCTTCGGAATTCTTCGACTTGGCGATCAGCAGCTTTTCCAGATACGGATTGCGCACCGAAAAGCTGCCCGACAGCGTCTTGTGGGTATAGACGTTGCCCGGGATCGGCTCGATGCACGCCGACGTCCCGCCGCAGATGATCGAGATCGACGCGGTCGGCGCGATCGCCATCTTGCACGAGAACCGTTCCATCACGCCCATGTCGGCCGCGTCGGGGCATGGCCCGCGCTCGACCGCGAGCTGCATCGACGCTTCGTTGACCTGGGTCGAGACGTGGCGGAAGATCTTGAGGTTCCACGACTTCGCCATCGCGCCTTCGAACGCCAGCCCGCGCGCCTGCAGGAACGAGTGGAAGCCCATCACGCCGAGCCCGACCGAGCGCTCGCGTGCCGCCGAATAGGCGGCACGCTCCATGCCGGGTTCGGCGCGGTCGATATAGTCCTGAAGGACGTTGTCGAGGAAGCGCATCACGTCCTCGATGAAGCGCTTGTCGCCGTTCCACTGGTCCCACGTCTCGATGTTGAGCGACGACAGGCAGCACACTGCGGTGCGATCATTGCCGAGATGGTCGCGCCCGGTCGGCAGCGTGATCTCGCTGCACAGGTTCGACGTCGATACCTTGAGGCCCAGATCGCGGTGATGCTTGGGCATCGCCGAATTCACGTGATCGGAAAAGACGATGTACGGCTCTCCGGTCGCCAGCCGCGTCTCGACCAGCTTCTGGAACAGCGCGCGCGCATCGACGGTGCCTCGGACCGAGCCGTCCTTGGGCGATTTCAATTGCCATTCGCCGCCGTCGCGCACCGCT is a genomic window containing:
- a CDS encoding tryptophan halogenase family protein; this translates as MDLRLNPGPNPRKITIVGGGTAGWMTAALLSKLLVRGYAITLIESDEIGIVGVGEATIPAIRTYCQLAGIDEAALMKATQATYKLGIEFVDWQAKGSSYIHGFGKIGQDLWWLHTHQLWLKARTRGITRHFDHYALNCVMARTNRFALPDPRQPGSPLADIDYAYHFDASLFAPFLRTQAEARGVERIEGRITDVRLRGEDGHVDRVVLADGREVAGDVFVDCSGMRALLIGEALGVGYEDWSEWLLCDRALAVPCESAPELTPYTRATARDAGWQWRIPLQHRIGNGHVYASALMSDEAAADTLLANLDGRPLADPRPVRFRPGKRHRAWEKNVVAIGLASGFLEPLESTSIHLIQTAILRLVALFPGDGIRTADVAEYNRQTDFEMRDIRDFIIAHYKVTDREDTPFWRHVRHMPVPDSLDERLDLFRSSARFFLHNKAELFREESWVQVLIGQGLPMRHDPMVDMLSDDELGAFLGDVEEVIADVASGMLSHSQFITRFRCANATLYRAVSASFSA
- a CDS encoding NAD-dependent deacylase; amino-acid sequence: MTIGSIVVLTGAGISAESGIATFRGPGGLWEGHRVEDVCTPQALARDPALVHRFYDLRRVALAGVEPNAAHRALARLDAAWPGELLIVTQNVDDLHERAGARRLMHMHGELKSALCAACGAREPRGGDLPPGSVCARCGAAALRPDIVFFGEMPYAMDAIDAALAGCDLVVSIGTSGAVYPAAGFVEVARQHGAATLELNLERSQGSARFDASRMGKAATLVPEWVDEMLGAST
- a CDS encoding ArsR/SmtB family transcription factor — its product is MVQCSSPRLDRSFAALSDATRRGIIVQLGQADASITSLADRFEMTLTGMKKHVDVLERAGLVVTHKAGRVRTCRLGPRGLRAEAEWIELHRTLFEDRYAALDAVISEINQEGSDGSAG
- a CDS encoding SRPBCC family protein; its protein translation is MDQQDKDTGSARNRTVVERKGDRELVVTRTFDAPPGVVYRAWSQPELFRRWWMPRSVSGVALVACDMDVRTGGKYRLEFSAGDAGTMAFYGKYLEVVPNERIVWTNDEGEAGAITTVTFEEQDGKTLLRFHEAYPSEAALEEALQGSAAGLPEQLDQLEELLAGGGG
- a CDS encoding HEPN/Toprim-associated domain-containing protein, yielding MGTSIELTIAGISLSYSKNNMGLDFGFLFQDGDEARRKLDGINYEYYDEHPDKNADLAEHEAVFARPLARVLPRLLLLGSTIESARAEYEAIIADALEIGSYSTPPGEPNLLTFEEFCSLACRYPLGTLGGGTEFEDREKAKGKLVSDEDFQRLPWTDNSNSFWSETSYLGAKVAILSAESMLQVFALNSANLNVDVVWEFGPLVHSGWEPRALFHPGARRKQKVLIATEGASDARIIKRALDILRADVTDFFNFVDVDERHHFWGTGNLVKFAEGLLRIDIHNKVLFVLDNDAEGVDAYRKLEALNLPPNMRSMLLPNLDEFRRFRARGPEGVSVSDINGRAAAIECYLDLNLPNCPPAQVLWSNYKKDIDAWHGALEFKESYHRHFYDQPPETLCEGLYDASKLLKLLDALINQAALVLPSI
- a CDS encoding ribonucleotide-diphosphate reductase subunit beta — translated: MSLTQARKQYKPFEYPWAFDFWKRQQQLHWLPEEVPLGEDCRDWAQKLSDHERNLLTQIFRFFTQADVEVQDCYHDKYGSVFKPTEIKMMLTAFSNMETVHIAAYSHLLDTIGMPESEYGAFLEYGEMKDKHDFMQQFGVDNDEDIARTLAMFGGFTEGVQLFASFAMLMNFPRFNKMKGMGQIVTWSIRDESLHCEGIIKLFHAFTQERGCLTKAVKDDIADVCQTTIRLEDAFIDLAFEMGPVNGMTAKEIKKYIRYIADWRMNQLGLKPIYMIDEHPLPWLAPMLNGVEHANFFETRATEYSKGATKGNWNDVWGSFDKRQSAKKGTPAANEDAGEGRDMFSAAGVAAE
- a CDS encoding DUF2171 domain-containing protein is translated as MADLSNIREHMEVIGADGVHVGTVDRIEGDRIKLTKKDSGADIEGAAGKHSGHHHFIAGGLVAEVEGDTVRLSANADVAVAMEEEEGGEAA
- a CDS encoding ribonucleoside-diphosphate reductase subunit alpha yields the protein MNDTVETIDAAATASETRAPRDSKTVDAQLYAVEVDHSRDALLTDFGKETLKDRYLLPGESYQDLFVRVASAYADDAGHAQRLYDYISKLWFMPATPVLSNGGTGRGLPISCYLNSVPDSLEGIVETWNENVWLASRGGGIGTYWGNVRGIGEPVGLNGKTSGIIPFVRVMDSLTLAISQGSLRRGSAACYLDVSHPEIEEFLEIRKPSGDFNRKALNLHHGVLIPDAFMEAVRDGGEWQLKSPKDGSVRGTVDARALFQKLVETRLATGEPYIVFSDHVNSAMPKHHRDLGLKVSTSNLCSEITLPTGRDHLGNDRTAVCCLSSLNIETWDQWNGDKRFIEDVMRFLDNVLQDYIDRAEPGMERAAYSAARERSVGLGVMGFHSFLQARGLAFEGAMAKSWNLKIFRHVSTQVNEASMQLAVERGPCPDAADMGVMERFSCKMAIAPTASISIICGGTSACIEPIPGNVYTHKTLSGSFSVRNPYLEKLLIAKSKNSEAVWNSILEKTGSVQHLDFLTQEEKDCYKTSFEIDQRWLLELAGDRTPYIDQAQSLNLFIPADVEKWDLLMLHFRAWELGIKSLYYLRSKSVQRAGFAGGVEADNTSELAKFDMGESTDYDECLACQ